The genomic window TTATTCTTTATAATGAATAATGTTTATAAAATTTCTTATCGGATTACTCAGATTAATTTTTCACCATTTTTAGGAAATTTTTCAGAAAATGACCGACCGAGCCCGAAAACGCTCATTTTACTTGGTTTTCTCTGCTGCCGCAGCGTGATTTTCGGGAAAAACCAAACAAGCCCGATTTTGCGAACATTTGTTCGCAAAATCGGGCTTGTTTTTAGCCGTTGTCGTACGGATTGACGCTCGACGTTCGATTGTGACCCAAAACTTGTGCCATATATGCTTTAATGAGCATTTTATCGGACATTGCGAGCAGCTTTTCACGCGTAAAAAGAGGTTCTTTAACAGTGTTATCTATCACCTTGTAAGGGCGACTTTTGCCTTTTTCGTCTTTGCGGTAACGGATCTCTACTTTATTGACGATTGGATTTAGTGGCATATTGCCGTTTTTGTCCTTAATGCTAACGTGCGCCATCGTACGATCAGCGAGTTCTTCGCGGGTTAATCGTCCACTTTTGACTTCGCGTCTAATGTATTCATTGTTTGCTTTGCGGAAGTCATGCAAAGCGGAATAGCCAACTTTACCCGAAGCACACGCATCTTTTATGATGTTGCGTACGTCCGTTTCGTTCATTTTAGAGCCCCAAATCCGCGTTTCTTTATTGTTTCCGGCAATGCCACTATCCCAAATGTCTCTCAGCGTTTCCATTGTTTTTTCCGGAAGTTCAATAAAACGGATTCGCCCGTTTTTATTTTGGTTGTCATCGTCCAGGTAGACGCGATTAGATCCAAAATCGAGCTGCCGCCACTTGATACCAAGTACTTCGTCCGCACGCGGCGCGCCGTAAGTGAACACTTCGACCAGCGCTTGTTCGCGAGGTGAAAACAATTTACCCGCGTGTTTAGCGATAATTTGAGCTTCACGCAACGTATAACCGTTTTGCGGTTTTTGTTTTTTATTTTCCGATTCATCTTCTTTTGCTGGAATCGTTTTGCCGCGTCGGTAATCTTCTTTTTTATATAAAAATCGATTTTCGTAAAGCGATTTATCCGATAATAGACCAGACATATCCACATTAAAACCGCGATCCGAATTTCCGATTTCAACGAGTTTTTTTATACCGCTCATGTAACTGCCAATTGTTTTAGCCGAGCTGTTTTTACTGATATGGGACTCTAAAAACGATCCTAAAATGGTTGGATTGTCCAATTCTTCGAGCGTTTTTACACCAAAATTTTCGTAAGCGAATTTTAAGAACGTGTCCACGCGTTTGCGGTACGTTTTCCACGTATCCGTCGAATGCACGCCCGCCACCCGCAATTCTCCAGGCGTAGCGATATCGCTTTTCGTGCCTTTGCTGTACTCGGTGCCATCGTGATGGTTCGATTCTTTATGTCCGATACGCGAATTTGCGATAAATAGGTCATCAGCTTGTTTTTTGAGATTGAAGAGCTCGGCACGTTCATTCGATGTCATGTGACCGAGTTTTCGCTGTACCTTCGATTTTTTGACCGGTTTTTCGCCGCTCGCCGCCATCTCTGCTTTTTTCTTTTTCGAAAGCTTCTCTTTTTTATTTCCGCTGTAGTGCTTGCCCCCAAAATTGCTGCGTCTTTCATACGATTGCTTCAGTTTTGCTTGTTCTTCAGGACTTAACGCCATGTTGATCACCTTCCCTCACGCTTCCAGTATAATCCAATTTTTCATTTTGGGGAGAAAAAAGCCCTACAAAGCGAAAAACCCGAGAAGCCGCGCCCCGTGGGCGATTGAAAGGCAGCTCGGGCTTTGCCCTCGCTCTACCTCTATGAATAGAGGTAGAGCGATCGAAGGACACGCCCAGTCGCTTTGCGACTGGGCTAAAGGCACGTGCCTGCGTCATCCGCGTCGTCCGTCACTCGGCGCGTTCGTGACGACAGTCACGAACGCGCACTCGTGACGTCCTAGCGGACGCCACAAGCACGCTAGAGCATGCCGCAAGCACTTCGTTCGCCCATGTCATCGCCAGGCATGTGCAGCAACTGCTGCACGCCTGACAATGACCGGCGATCGAAGGCGGCACAAAGACGAAGCCCCGCACAACGCAAAAAGGCACCCAGCATTTGCTGCATCCCGTTAGACAAACTATTTTGTTTTTCCCGTCCCCCCCAGGAACTCCATTTGTTACTCGCTACAACAAGTGTCAATTTAATGACATCCCTTAGTTCATTGGAGCGATAGAAATCATCGACTTACCCAATACAAGTCCACAGAGGGTTTTGCGGCGTTGCAACCGCGATTTAAAGCGTGACTGACTGACCTCGACAACAACAATCCTTGCGTATTTCTCATTTTCCGTTATAGCTATTTCACACCCGAAAGTTTGGCTGCCCTGCACACATCCTGATTCCTTCGCCCAGGTCAATGCGTGCTGCTTGCGCTTTAACAAGTGTTTTTCGTTCTGGATCTCAACCTACTTCATTCCAAATTCTTAGAATCTTTGCATATTTCACTGCTAAACGTATGCCGCAAAATGAGGGTTCATGCATGTTGGACACTCCTTTTCCTTCAATTTTTTTTGGTTTGAGCTTCACCTAAGGATCAGCTTCTGGTTATTTTTAAAAATCTGTTGTCTTAACGTCAAAATAACCAAAATGCAGGACGCGAAAAAATGCTGGCATCCCATATCTTGGTTATCTTTGGTCTCAATATCCGAAAAATCTGGATTTCTCGCGGATTTTGAGCACATGGATATATAATAATTATACCATTTATACACCTATTTTGTGGTAATACAACCATAATTTTCCACTAATATGAAAGGAGTGAATTTTATGATCAAAAATACCAAGCATTATCCGCCGCTTATCGTGCGGAAAAAACCTATTGATGACCCCGCACTCGTTCGTGCGACCGGCATCGGCGACTATAACCGTGATGGATTTAAACCCTATTTTGACGAAAACGATCCGCATACCCTGGTTGTCCCAACGATTGCGATTAGCGAAAAACTGATTTTAAACTACTTTTCAGCGCCCATTCGCGGCAAAAACGTTGTGATCAACGGCGGTTATCGCAATCTCATCGAAGTAGAAATGAGTTACAAGACCGGCGCGATCCGCAAAATCGAACGCATTTTTAAAATTGAGATCCAAAAAGAAAACGATAATCAGCACCCGCATCCCATTGAATTTTACCGGCAAGAAATCAAGCTACGTTTTGATGCATCTCCTGACGTTTGGCGCTGGATTATCGTTTCGGATTCACTTGAAAAACCGAACAAAAATAAAAACGAAACGACCGAAAACGAAAAACAAAACCGCCGGAACATGACCCCGGAAGAACTTTGGGAAAGTATCTATGAAGAACAAGAGGAAGAGCAAAAATCGATCCTGGTCAATGAGATAAACGTGGCGTTTGAGAGCGTTTTTGACGCGGTTTTAACGACCAAAGAGGGCGAAGCCTATTCAGATACATTAGACCGAAGCGAAAACGTGATTTTAGCCGTTGCAGCCTACGTACAGAAGGAATTTGATTTCGGTTACATCGATGCAGCGCAACATAAGCTGTTTTGCGACGAGATCCAGGAGAGCAAAGAAAAATTAGCTGCCGCACGTTTGTACCTGCAGCAAACGCCAAAATACCATATTCGCCCTACAATCCAAGATGAACGGCACATGCTGCACCAGGATGCCAGCCTTTTTAAGACTGGCAATCATTTTATGGACAAGCTGCGCGAGAGCATCGAGCGTATGATAACCAAGCCCGCCTATTACGTGGATATTAACGCCTGGGAGATTTACCCCAATGTCGCCGAATACTATGCCCAAAAACAATTTTCAGCCGTGACGCGCAACGCTTCAACGCGCCGAGAACAAAAAGCCGAACTGCTTAAAAAAGCGAAAATTGCCTATGATGCTGAAATTGCTGCAGGCAAAAAAGCCAAAACAATTAAGCGCATAAATATTTAAGCAGCTATCGCGCCTTCGGCTTGCTGAAGGTCTACAAAAAAGTGAATATCGTCTTTGGGGTAGAGTCCTGAAAATGCGGATTTACAACGGTAATGTAATTTTCACCCATAAATAAAGCCGATTTTAAGAAATCGACTGTTGAACTAAAGCTCCCTTTACTTTAAGTACATTTCTTCACAATCTTTAGATTAATTTATTGGATTATTTTTATGTGAAAGAGTGATATTAAATAAGAGCTTTAATTCGATTGACAAAAAAACCGTCCAGAAGGTATATTATATGTATCTAAGTTATGGAGGTTATTATGTCTATTTCAAAGCATGCTAATAAGAAAAAAAATATATTGATTGCTGCATCTGAAATTGTAAAAGAAGAAGGAGTTGTCAAACTCACATTAGAGGCAGTCGCCCAAAGAGCTGGCGTGAGTAAAGGTGGATTATTATACCATTTTCCTAGCAAGGAAGCAT from Paenibacillus urinalis includes these protein-coding regions:
- a CDS encoding tyrosine-type recombinase/integrase produces the protein MALSPEEQAKLKQSYERRSNFGGKHYSGNKKEKLSKKKKAEMAASGEKPVKKSKVQRKLGHMTSNERAELFNLKKQADDLFIANSRIGHKESNHHDGTEYSKGTKSDIATPGELRVAGVHSTDTWKTYRKRVDTFLKFAYENFGVKTLEELDNPTILGSFLESHISKNSSAKTIGSYMSGIKKLVEIGNSDRGFNVDMSGLLSDKSLYENRFLYKKEDYRRGKTIPAKEDESENKKQKPQNGYTLREAQIIAKHAGKLFSPREQALVEVFTYGAPRADEVLGIKWRQLDFGSNRVYLDDDNQNKNGRIRFIELPEKTMETLRDIWDSGIAGNNKETRIWGSKMNETDVRNIIKDACASGKVGYSALHDFRKANNEYIRREVKSGRLTREELADRTMAHVSIKDKNGNMPLNPIVNKVEIRYRKDEKGKSRPYKVIDNTVKEPLFTREKLLAMSDKMLIKAYMAQVLGHNRTSSVNPYDNG